The Lemur catta isolate mLemCat1 chromosome X, mLemCat1.pri, whole genome shotgun sequence genome has a window encoding:
- the LOC123628319 gene encoding protein FAM236D-like — MIFTPFLPPVELIVKGPHKDPAECVVFSDTTENPSGGTGSPREPALLRESWRSRFQRALACFTRSFRGGYQTLEN, encoded by the exons ATGATCttcactcccttccttccacctgtTGAGCTG ATTGTGAAAGGCCCGCATAAGGACCCTGCGGAATGTGTTGTTTTCTCTGACACCACGGAGAACCCATCCGGAGGCACAGGCTCGCCCAGAGAGCCTGCTCTTCTGCGAGAGTCTTGGAGGAGCCGGTTCCAGAGAGCCCTGGCATGTTTCACCAGGTCCTTCAG GGGAGGATACCAGACGCTCGAAAACTGA